The following coding sequences are from one Rutidosis leptorrhynchoides isolate AG116_Rl617_1_P2 chromosome 11, CSIRO_AGI_Rlap_v1, whole genome shotgun sequence window:
- the LOC139874554 gene encoding uncharacterized protein, with the protein MSFSIRDFKKNGNTESKINTFRKIRVSEQPNIVAIQESKCNEVSDDWLEFVWGSTDFEYIQKPKVGKSGGMLLVWDTNAFEVIQAVEGTFFLAIKGRWKGKERDTIVTNVYGPHKDEGKRELWESLETLMEYKDANWVLCEDFNEVRSPSERKNCEFIERRATRFNNFIENMQLIEAPLIGRKFTRISDDGLKLSKLDRFLVSESFLQSWGDVSMISLDRGTSDHCPIFLRDKQIDFEPIPFKIFDVWLENKEVEKVIIEAWNKKVYGSRRDCTFRNKLKNVKESLREWSRHQYGYLDIDLENAKNKACALEKKADDHECNLSDSEREEWKKAREVWFQKEKEKGEVLKQKSRLKWAVEGDENSKFFHSSIKRRNNRGNIRGLFIDGVWQENPNAIKEEIFGYYKKVFEQTQTIDVDVDSLQDLNFNKLTEAEAATLEVEFSEGEI; encoded by the coding sequence ATGTCTTTTAGCATTCGTGACTTTAAGAAAAACGGCAATACTGAAAGTAAGATCAACACGTTCAGAAAAATTCGGGTGTCGGAACAACCTAATATAGTTGCTATTCAAGAATCAAAATGCAATGAAGTATCGGATGATTGGTTAGAATTCGTGTGGGGATCAACTGATTTTGAATACATTCAGAAACCAAAGGTAGGCAAATCTGGCGGCATGTTATTAGTTTGGGATACGAATGCTTTCGAGGTAATACAAGCAGTAGAAGGAACGTTTTTCCTTGCAATAAAAGGAAGATGGAAAGGGAAAGAAAGAGACACTATCGTTACCAATGTTTATGGCCCGCACAAGGACGAGGGGAAAAGAGAATTATGGGAAAGTCTAGAAACATTAATGGAATACAAAGATGCGAATTGGGTACTATGCGAAGATTTTAACGAAGTCCGTTCACCTTCGGAAAGAAAGAACTGTGAGTTCATTGAAAGAAGAGCCACACGTTTTAACAACTTTATTGAGAATATGCAACTAATCGAAGCACCTCTCATCGGTAGAAAGTTCACGAGGATTAGTGACGATGGGTTGAAATTAAGCAAACTCGATAGATTTTTGGTATCGGAAAGCTTTCTTCAATCATGGGGTGACGTGTCTATGATTTCTTTAGATAGAGGAACATCGGACCATTGTCCAATCTTCCTCCGAGACAAGCAAATAGATTTTGAGCCCATACCATTCAAAATCTTTGATGTTTGGCTCGAAAATAAAGAGGTCGAAAAGGTAATAATAGAAGCTTGGAATAAAAAGGTATATGGTTCGAGACGTGATTGTACGTTTAGAAACAAACTAAAAAATGTCAAAGAATCGTTGCGAGAATGGAGTCGACATCAGTATGGGTACTTAGATATAGATCTCGAAAATGCCAAAAATAAGGCATGTGCACTTGAAAAGAAGGCTGATGATCATGAGTGCAATTTATCGGACAGTGAACGTGAGGAATGGAAAAAAGCAAGAGAAGTCTGGttccaaaaagaaaaagaaaagggtgaaGTGTTGAAACAAAAATCTCGTTTAAAATGGGCAGTTGAGGGAGACGAAAATAGCAAATTTTTTCATTCCTCAATTAAAAGACGGAACAACAGAGGTAATATTAGAGGATTGTTTATAGATGGTGTGTGGCAAGAAAACCCGAATGCCATAAAAGAAGAAATTTTTGGCTACTACAAAAAAGTCTTTGAACAAACTCAAACCATTGATGTCGATGTTGACAGTCTTCAAGATCTAAACTTCAACAAACTAACAGAAGCCGAAGCTGCAACACTTGAAGTAGAATTCAGCGAAGGTGAAATTTGA